Proteins encoded by one window of Oreochromis niloticus isolate F11D_XX linkage group LG17, O_niloticus_UMD_NMBU, whole genome shotgun sequence:
- the LOC100693203 gene encoding tetraspanin-5 — protein sequence MGKINGCLKCIFIFFNVLYMILGCALIYGAVRATALTLQMSSFGMPGLGWTWVFAIGVLGVSSFGIYAACSEKALALKIFAGFMGVGMIIMMIFGIIVAVQRNQLKTIFYSASSELVEPYMKEQSLRDMLEAIQQTGQCCGIVSANDWGEEIPNSCDCSSSNLGYGSCKSRPQGIRGPSKIFAQSCGDFIFSYVDIVFKILLGFFFGFAVTALLGLLITIFMIHQVKRNDTGGGIAMKGY from the exons ATGGGGAAAATTAATGGATGCCtcaaatgcatttttattttcttcaatgTGCTGTACATG ATCTTGGGATGTGCGCTGATTTACGGCGCAGTAAGGGCGACTGCCTTGACTCTGCAG ATGTCATCATTTGGTATGCCAGGCTTGGGCTGGACATGGGTTTTTGCCATTGGTGTCCTCGGTGTCTCCTCCTTTGGAATCTACGCTGCCTGCTCTGAGAAAGCCCTCGCCCTCAAAATA TTTGCAGGATTTATGGGCGTTGGAATGATCATCATGATGATTTTTGGCATCATTGTAGCGGTCCAAAGAAACCAG TTAAAGACTATCTTCTACAGTGCCTCCAGTGAACTAGTGGAGCCTTACATGAAAGAACAATCCTTGAGAGATATGCTTGAAGCCATACAGCAAACT GGGCAATGCTGTGGAATAGTGAGCGCTAACGACTGGGGTGAGGAAATTCCCAATTCCTGTGATTGCAGTTCTTCAAATCTGGGATATGGCTCATGCAAAAGCAGACCTCAG GGAATCAGAGGCCCATCTAAAATCTTTGCACAG TCCTGCGGTGACTTCATCTTTTCGTATGTAGACATTGTCTTCAAGATCCTTTTGGGCTTCTTCTTTGGATTTGCTGTGACAGCA CTACTGGGCCTGCTTATTACCATCTTCATGATCCATCAGGTGAAACGTAATGACACTGGAGGAGGCATTGCCATGAAGGGCTACTGA